From Culicoidibacter larvae, a single genomic window includes:
- a CDS encoding helix-turn-helix transcriptional regulator has protein sequence MKIDRLISIVMVLLEHEQISAPKLAEMFEVSPRTIYRDLETINQAGIPIVSIPGAHGGVSILDTYKVEKKIFTTNDMSTLLTGLGGLSSTLPKKEFANTLEKVKSMIPKEQMTDIELRSNQIAIDLTRWRGNKSILPNIEKIKLALNENRCLRFAYSNINGEPSIRTVEPYQLVLKEASWYLQAYCLEKNDFRIFKLSRFSNLEVLADTFIPRAFTPKPMDGSDWITRHMLTIKLRIHKSLREKIIDRVGEENIYPDKDASDYLLVDFPFVEDNFGYSLLLGFGTDCEVLEPAHIRLELQNRIQQMLDIYQ, from the coding sequence ATGAAGATAGATCGGCTTATTTCAATAGTTATGGTTTTGCTTGAGCATGAGCAAATCAGCGCCCCAAAACTGGCTGAAATGTTTGAAGTCAGTCCGCGAACTATTTACCGTGATTTAGAGACGATTAATCAAGCCGGAATTCCGATTGTCAGCATACCCGGCGCTCATGGCGGAGTCAGTATTTTAGACACTTATAAAGTGGAAAAGAAAATTTTTACCACTAATGATATGAGCACTCTGCTTACCGGGCTAGGCGGTCTTTCCTCAACGCTGCCTAAAAAAGAATTTGCCAATACCTTAGAAAAAGTAAAGAGCATGATTCCAAAAGAACAAATGACTGATATTGAATTGCGTTCAAATCAAATCGCTATTGATCTGACCCGTTGGCGCGGCAACAAAAGCATCCTGCCAAACATTGAAAAAATCAAATTGGCGCTTAACGAAAACCGTTGTCTGCGTTTTGCTTATTCTAATATCAATGGTGAACCAAGCATTCGTACCGTTGAGCCCTATCAACTGGTTCTCAAGGAAGCAAGTTGGTACTTGCAAGCCTATTGTCTGGAAAAAAACGATTTTCGCATCTTTAAGCTCTCACGCTTTAGTAACCTTGAAGTCCTTGCCGATACCTTTATTCCGCGAGCATTCACACCCAAACCAATGGATGGCAGCGACTGGATTACTCGTCACATGCTTACTATCAAACTACGCATCCATAAAAGTCTGCGCGAAAAAATTATTGACCGCGTTGGCGAAGAAAACATCTATCCGGATAAAGATGCAAGCGACTACTTGCTGGTTGATTTTCCGTTTGTAGAAGATAATTTCGGTTACAGCCTCCTACTTGGCTTTGGCACTGACTGTGAAGTACTGGAACCGGCACATATTCGTCTTGAGCTGCAAAATCGGATTCAGCAGATGCTTGATATTTATCAATAA